The genomic stretch CATGTTAAATAGAGTCATttttaggggtgtgcattcgggtttcggttcggttttttgtcaaaaccgaaccaaaaccgcaaaaccgaatttagttcaaaatccaaaccgaactgaacccgaaaaaccgaaaccgaaaaaccgaaaaccgaacttaaaaaaccgaaaaacccgaacaaaaccgaaaaacccgaaaaaaaaataaaaaaataaatataatataaatatatatttatatatctgtattttattttattttatatatactactagaatatttatatataatataaaattaataatacatataatatatattatatagtagaatatattaaaagaatatatatatatattatataatataatatattaaattaatagaatatatataatttggtttttcggtttttcggtttttttcttcgcccgaaccgaaccgaaccgaaaaaccgaaatttttttatttttaaaaccgaaccgaaccaaaaaaaccgaaccgaaattcaaaatttcggtttggtttggttcggatattcggttttcggtttttttgctcacccctagtcattttttcatttttagaaatttcaagttaattgagtcatttctatttttggcaaaaaaataattctcctatttactttattatctcttcatctctcttactttattctcttttacttttttcaccaCCCATTTAatacactattcttaaacttcgtgccaaaaaaatgcctctattaacaaggaacggagggaatagtatactatagtacttagggtgtgatccgttgctaacttgTTAATttatcaacgtagtgtattaaaaatgtcaacacgatgataatgaaatgtcaacataaacttatcACGATGCACATTTGCAGTCTTTAAGTACTTTAGTATACTACATAGTAAGTATGTGTCACAAAAATAATGAttatttgtgttgatattttaatgcattgtgttgatattaatatttaaatgtcaacacgatcacattaaaatgtcaacacaaataatCATTATTTTTTGTGACACATACTAACTATGTAGTATACTAAAATACTTAAGGACTGCAAACGTGCATTGTGATAAGTATAGATATTAAATATGTACCTAGTTCACTCTATTAAAAAAACCAATATGGTTGAGTGGGCTGGGTGGGTTTCTTGTTCAAACGTTTCTAGCTATTTGGCAAGTtgtttttttgaaataaaagtaaCAATAAATACTAGTATGAGAAAATGATTAGGACTACAGCTTCCTCAGAGGATGAATTGCGTGATTGAATTTAATGCCCCAAAATTATCATTAATTCCATCTCCTCTCCTTCCCCGTGATTTCATTACTTTCTTACTTCAATATATTTGCCCCACTCTCACCAACCCTACACATATATCATTAAACTCCCTTACCTATATATACTATACCCTTCAAACATCCCTTTATCTAACACAATTACGAAAATGAAATTCTCTACACTTCAAGCAACAATATTATTCCATGTTTTGTTACTAGTGAACGTTCACTTAGTCATGCCATTCACCGTTATCATGCCGGATTCGGGTGCCCTCGTAGACGGGCCACAAACCGGGCTGCCCGGCTCCAACACTGGCGCTCAAACGGATCCCGAAGAGCAAGAAGCGGTCTACGACGTAATGAGAGCAACCGGCAACGACTGGGCCACGGAGATCCCAAACGTGTGCCGCGGTCGGTGGCACGGGATCGAGTGCGTGCCCGACAAAGACAACGTGTTCCACGTCGTGTCTCTTTCTTTCGGGTCGCTGTCGGACGATACCGCATTCCCAACGTGCGACCCGACCCGCTCCTCCATCTCACCATCCATCACTAAACTCCCTCACCTAAGAACCCTTTTCTTCTACCGATGTTTCACCAACAACCCTCAACCCATACCATCTTTCCTAGGCCAATTGGGCTCCTCTTTGCAAACTTTAGTATTAAGGGAAAACAACCACATTGGCCCAATTCCACCTGAATTAGGCAACTTGACCTATTTGACCGTTTTAGATCTTCACAAAAACAATTTAAATGGTTCAATCCCATATTCATTAGGTCATATTCAAGATTTAAGATCATTAGACTTAAGTTGCAATAAATTATCAGGCTCATTTCCTAACATCACTTTCCCATCATTAAGCATCCTAGACCTCAACCAAAACCATCTCAAAGGCTCCCTCCCAAACTCCCTTCTAAGTTGTAATTCCCTCCTAAAAATAGATTTAAGTCGAAATCGAATCTCCGGTCCCATCCCAAACCTAGAAAACCTCGAAAACCTAGTTCTCCTCGACTTGAGTTACAATATCTTAACCGGACCTCTCCCTAACACACTTCAAATCCAAAGATCTCTTCAAGCTCTCATCCTCAATGGCAACCCCTCTATATCCACCACAATTCCAAAAGACATGTTTTTAGGTTTGAACAACTTAATCATCTTAGGATTATCAAACACAGACTTGAAAGGCCCAATCCCAGAATCACTAGGAGACTTAGCTATGCTAAGAGTGCTCCATCTTGATGGGAACCAACTCAATGGAACCATACCATCAACATTTGCCAAATTGAATAGCCTTAGTGAGCTAAGGTTAGACAATAACAAATTGGTGGGGCCAATTCCGTTTAAGAGAGAGAGGGTTTGGAGAATGGGGAGAAAATTGAGGATTCACAACAATTTGGGGCTTTGCTATGATGAGAAAAGTGGGCTTGGAGATGATTTGGACAGTTTGGCTAGTGCAGGAATTGGACTTTGTGACGTGCCTAAAAATGTACCACCATCATCAGTTCAACATATCTCTACACTAGATTATGGGAACATGTTCAATTCTACCACAAATTCAAGTGCTTCACCACACAAGAAGAAGGCTTTTGTTGGGGTGATAaccatatttttcatttttgtttcttgtttATTGTGAGGAAATATATAGATAGTTGTCTCTTTTGTATTGTTGTTAGTTCACTATTGTGTATAGTGATTTTTGTGTATTGTAAGAATAGTATCATAAGTTATTGCCAATATAAAAAATCTTTTTGCATGAGTgttgtattttttttggtattgaTCCTTGACTCATCTCCTTAAGAAAATACTTAATTAAACAAATTTTCAACTGTGTTTGTTAAATATCCAAATCACCATTGGCGTTTCTTTCGTTTTGACATATACAACTCAGTAGCTTTCACTCAGTCAGAATCAACcaaatatttttaaagaaaaattgaaGAATGGGAAATGTACAATTAATGAGACCAATCCTTGGCAATTTTGGAATTGGTAGTTTTAATTGCAGTGGAACTTTTTTTGCTCAAAGTTTGAATTAGGTGGGGTGTGGTGAAATTACTGATTTTGGCTCAATGTTGTGTTGTGTCAAGGCATCAAATCGGTAtgtgcttttttttttgttttgttactTGATTGCTCATTTATGTTGTTTTATACTCTATTTTCACTATTAGGAGTACTTCTTTATAGGGCTGTTCTAAGATGTGAATTTGTTGTTCTTTTTTTGTTGAAGTTTTCAGCTACTGCTTGCGTTGAAAGTTTGATTTggtattcattcaacttgtgtCTTTGATTACAATATGCACGCCTCCTTTAATAGGCTTGAGGAAGATATATACATGTAAGATTTACCCTAGATATAGAATCAAGAATTATACTAATTCCCTAATTTATGTGATCTTGGTCAATCTTTCCTTCTtcacttgatttctttccaaccgTTTGATTATGAGagttttatcaattattcaaacaATAGTATGTGTTTTGAAGTTAAGTTGAAACTGGAGTTTGAACAGAAAAAGGGAAGGGAAAAAGGATCCCAAAAAGTGGAGGATTTTTTCATGAAGGAATTGCAATTGGCTACGAATAATTTTATGGgatgacatcttttatgggatcccaaaacctcctaaaatatTGTGTCGTGctacaagtgtgacatcttttatgggatgGGGGGAGTAGTTATGTTGGTGAAGCAAAATCCAACGTATAGCCTATGTTAGAGTAGTAAAGTTGAAAACAGAGGAAGGAGAATAACTTGGAGACTGCATTTTGTAGACTAGATTAATTCATTTCTGAGTTACATCCATTCCCTTCTTATAGAGTGAAAAGTTAGGTTGATTAATCATTAATTCATATTCATCTACACTTATCTTTCCTATCCTTCCTTTGATTTTGCTAAACATTAGTAGCTCATAATGAATTGTGGCTGTAGTTCATGAAGATTTACGATAGTACAGATCTGATGCAAGCGATCATATTTTTCTTGCATATGCAGATAGCTGTAAAAAGGTTCAAGTCATGGAGCAGCAAACCGGATATGGAATTCTCAGTTGAAGTCGAGATAGTGGCTCGCGGGTACTGTGTTGAAGGGTAGGAGCATATGTGTACACCAAAGTGAAGGGCACAATTTCAGGTTTGCAAAATTCATCCCCGATGGGGCGACATATGTGTACACCAAAGTGAAGGGCACAATCGGTTACCTCGCTCCAGAATACGCTATGCTGGGTGGGTAAGGCATCGGAGAGCTGCGACGTCTATAGCTTCGGCATTCTACTACTCGAGCTCGCTAGTGGGAAGAAGCCAGTACAGAAGTTCAACTCAACGAGGAAATGTGACATTACAGAATGGGCATTGCTACTGGCTCACGAGAGGAAGCTGAGTCAACTGGTGGACCCAAAGCTGAACGGGAAGTACGTAGAAGATGAGCTTGAACGAGTTGTCTTGGTTGGACTTAGGTGTCCGGATATTCAACCGGAGAAGAGGCCGACGATGCTTCAAGTGATCAAGCTGCTGGAAGGAGACGAGGAGAAACTCGCACTAGCCGGAAAGGGATGAGAGGTTTAAATACCCCATATTAGAATTTCAATCCTACAACTTCGAtatgtatataaaataaaataaaaattaaaacgaTTGCACGAGGACCGCACCTGTTTATTAAGAATATTACTACCTcagtccctgaaagtttgtttCATTTCACTTTTGCCCTGAAAGTTtgtttcatttcacttttaccatttttagtactggattccactaacttattcctaCTCACAAAGACCCACagtccactaactttttcaacccactttccattatatttcttaaaatccgtgccagATAAAAGTGTGTCAATATTTGGAGGACGGAGATAGTGACAGAAACTGAAACCAACTGCCAAACTTCAAAAACTATGTTATAGGCTtatagctaactctcaaatacGATTTGGTTTTTAAACAGAAACAACAAAAGGACtcgttataaaaaaaatggaattcaGTTTCCATGTAACATCTTTTGTCTACAAAGTCGTACGTTAGTTTTGTAAACAGACATTTTCTCAGTAGAACTCATATTTACAATATTAGGTAAGATGATGAAATTTCTGATAGTCTTCCACAGCTCTCAGAATAATCAAGTGAAGGTGTCCTCGAAGATGCAATTTCTGATGGTCTTCCACAGCTCTCAGAATAATCAAGTGAAGGTGTCCTCCCTGTCGCCTTCGGCAATGTCGCCTTCCTCCAAGTTGGAGAACTCGAGGAAATGCGTTGGCCGATGATCCTCATGATAGAACTCCCTGGGTGTGCCAAGTTTAACACCATATTTCATGCTCACTGTGTGCTTCACACCCATAAAATTGTAGTTCCATGGTCCATTATCAGGGATCTGTAAAAAGGTCAAATTAGTACTATAAATAAGGACTACGAGGGATGATACTAAACCACCTGCAATAAATTAAGAATCGAAATGAATAGTAATGTTACCATATAGAATCCCAAGAAACGGTCACTCAAGAGCATCTGAACCTTCTCGTAGTATGTAGGGAGGTAACCATGGGGGTTGCTTGCAGCATCTGTGTTGCTCTTCCCCCATTCATATCCAGTTGGGGTCAACTTGTATGCAGTTAGAGAGCATGAACCAGGGGTGAAACTACAGGTCAATATTATACATTTCTCTCCATCCCATTGTTTGTTGTTTGACAAGATCCGAGCATGAGCAGCGAGATCCTACATTGAGAGGTTATAAATGTTAGAACAAAGAAGATGGAAGAATAACAGCATTGCTAGAAACCAATATGAAGCAAGTATAAACCTGTGGTGACAGCTGAGGCTGCTCGTTTGGCTGAGTGTGCATCCATCCTAGCGGCTCCAAGTCATTCAAGAAATCATGTTCAGGTAAAGCTGATGGTAGATGAACTTGCTGGTGGGTACCCCACTGTGGAGCCAAGGCAATACAACGGATTTCCTTGACTTGGGGATTGTCAGGAGGACTAACACCATAAAGGTAACCTGCAACCTGAGTGCGCAAATCTGCAATGCAAATGAACTTCTTCAAGATATTCTTGGGCATAATGTACGTATATCCAGTTTCCTGCATAAATTTAACCAAAAATGCTGTTAGAGTAATAGCTTTATATGAGCAGACAGACGTCATTCAGCAGAAGGTACCAGTACCTTAATGTCCTCTGAGTTAACATAtatatgattgacccgaagaTGGAGATTGGTAGCAGAAATAGCTCTGACACGCCAGTCAGTTTTAGACCCAAATGCTGCTTGTTCATAAGGACTGGTAGTAGTCACGATCAATTCATCACCATGCACATTTGTTGTTCTTGTGGTGACTGCTGTGAGCTGACTAGAATCCTTTGCCTAAGGACCAAAAAAGTCACGCGTTAAGCACCCAGGTAAACATAAAAAGAATGAGATGCCACAATCAGTTGCAACAGAGTAGGAAAATCACCTGTTTCTCGATCTCAGCAATTTGTTGACGTTGTTGTGAAGGTGGAGTGATCTCAGCTCCAAGAATAATATCACGAATCTCGGAATTGGTCAATGCAGATGTGTTCACATTGTTCTTTTTCGCATAGTCGGAAAGTATCAGATCTCTGAGAGCTATTTCAACCTACACATGTCAACAAAAGAAATCAGATTAGAAAGTAATAACAATCAAATGCATGTTCTGAAAAGGTCTCAAGTGCAGTATTCCCTCAGCCAACAAAAACTAGAAGCTTCAattctgaaattaaatttcaacaATCTCACCTTCACCCACTGTTCATTTGTTAAACTCGGCCATATATGATGAGGCTCCGTGACAATTGTCTTATCAGGCTTGAGCAACATTTTCGCCTTCTCATTGTTTACATGAAGAGCTCGTAGAATCAATATTAGCCTTGAGAAAGCTGTGTAGGAGGAGACCGTCTTCAACCAATCATCATATATGTTGAACAATACCATCTGAGGTTCGGTGGCCTTCAGTATCAGATCACCGAATTTCTCAATCTTCAAGCATGCCTGGAATGGCAATTGTAACTCACTTCCTTTAATCACAATATTGGGGAAATCGAGCAAATGCACTTCAAGGGGATCCAACATTCCTTTGCGAGTCACAATGACTTGTTTCGGTTGCTCTTCAACAGGCAATGAGCGGACAAGGGCAGCAACTTCTTCCGCAGTTTTCCACTTGGCAAGCTGCCCGAGACGCTTTTGTCCAGCCCACACACTTGTGTGAATAACCTGTGGCCCAGAAAATCAGGAGTAAATACATGCATAACCCTCGGAAATATAGAAAACAGCATAACAAGGGGATATGAAGAAACCTTCAGAAACAGCTGGCCAGTCCTTGGGTTGAAAATGAAAATCGCACCATTAATGGGTTTTTGTTGTGAGATTTCCCTCAAATGTCTTGTGAATAGTGACACGATACACATTTGTGTCATCTACAAACCAGATTATCTGATTACTGAAGATCTCCCCATAGTTCTGGGACGACAGATAGGGCTCTGTAGGTTCTGAAGAGTACAGCTGCAGTCCTTTTCTAATACG from Salvia splendens isolate huo1 unplaced genomic scaffold, SspV2 ctg75, whole genome shotgun sequence encodes the following:
- the LOC121791209 gene encoding protein TOO MANY MOUTHS-like, producing the protein MKFSTLQATILFHVLLLVNVHLVMPFTVIMPDSGALVDGPQTGLPGSNTGAQTDPEEQEAVYDVMRATGNDWATEIPNVCRGRWHGIECVPDKDNVFHVVSLSFGSLSDDTAFPTCDPTRSSISPSITKLPHLRTLFFYRCFTNNPQPIPSFLGQLGSSLQTLVLRENNHIGPIPPELGNLTYLTVLDLHKNNLNGSIPYSLGHIQDLRSLDLSCNKLSGSFPNITFPSLSILDLNQNHLKGSLPNSLLSCNSLLKIDLSRNRISGPIPNLENLENLVLLDLSYNILTGPLPNTLQIQRSLQALILNGNPSISTTIPKDMFLGLNNLIILGLSNTDLKGPIPESLGDLAMLRVLHLDGNQLNGTIPSTFAKLNSLSELRLDNNKLVGPIPFKRERVWRMGRKLRIHNNLGLCYDEKSGLGDDLDSLASAGIGLCDVPKNVPPSSVQHISTLDYGNMFNSTTNSSASPHKKKAFVGVITIFFIFVSCLL